A single genomic interval of Lacrimispora sphenoides JCM 1415 harbors:
- a CDS encoding MalY/PatB family protein, whose amino-acid sequence MDIEKFCRENCVERRGTGTLKWDSLQEIFGDADLLPLWVADMEIQSPAAVREALVKRVEHGVFGYGTVEEAFFDSFFAWQKKHHNVELAREDIRFATGVVGSLYAAVRAYTKEEASVIICPPVYYPFYDAILNTGRKLVTCELDNNNGYYTLDFEKFEKEIMDNKAEMFILCSPHNPVSRVWSEEELDTMFNICRRHGVLVVSDEIHQDFTYEGKKFVSSALVGDGKYKDILITLNAGSKTFNLAGLIHSHVIIFDKPLMETYDAYIKSIGSPEVNLMGIAGVEAAFRGGEEWLENVKALIIHNYNYMRQEFLRELPEIVVTPLEGTYLSWIDLRGYLTGEETAGFIQNKCRLACDVGEWFSLMAHGFIRINLATDTKHVVTAVESIIKNIKEKVGE is encoded by the coding sequence ATGGACATTGAGAAGTTCTGTAGGGAAAATTGTGTGGAACGACGGGGAACAGGTACATTAAAGTGGGACTCACTTCAGGAAATTTTTGGAGATGCAGACCTGCTTCCCCTATGGGTTGCCGATATGGAGATCCAGTCGCCGGCAGCAGTAAGGGAGGCTCTGGTGAAGCGCGTGGAGCACGGCGTGTTTGGCTATGGCACAGTGGAGGAAGCGTTTTTTGATTCTTTCTTTGCATGGCAGAAGAAGCATCATAATGTAGAACTTGCCAGGGAAGATATAAGGTTTGCTACCGGGGTGGTGGGATCCTTATATGCGGCTGTAAGGGCATATACCAAAGAGGAAGCGTCCGTTATTATCTGCCCTCCTGTATATTACCCATTTTATGATGCCATACTGAACACTGGAAGAAAGCTTGTAACCTGTGAACTTGATAACAACAACGGTTATTATACCCTGGATTTTGAAAAGTTTGAAAAGGAAATCATGGACAACAAGGCAGAGATGTTCATCCTGTGTTCCCCCCATAACCCTGTAAGCCGGGTATGGTCAGAGGAGGAGCTGGATACCATGTTCAATATCTGCCGCAGACATGGGGTGCTGGTGGTTTCCGATGAGATTCATCAGGATTTTACCTATGAGGGGAAGAAGTTCGTATCATCCGCCCTGGTCGGGGACGGTAAGTATAAGGATATTCTGATTACCTTAAATGCAGGTTCCAAGACATTTAACTTAGCCGGGTTGATTCACTCCCATGTAATCATATTTGACAAACCGTTGATGGAAACCTATGATGCATACATCAAAAGCATTGGTTCACCGGAAGTCAACCTCATGGGTATTGCAGGAGTGGAGGCCGCTTTCCGGGGAGGAGAAGAATGGCTGGAGAATGTGAAGGCACTGATTATTCATAATTACAATTATATGAGACAAGAGTTTTTAAGAGAGCTTCCAGAGATTGTGGTTACACCTCTTGAAGGAACCTATCTGTCCTGGATTGATTTAAGAGGCTATCTAACAGGGGAAGAGACTGCCGGCTTTATCCAGAACAAGTGCCGTCTTGCCTGCGACGTCGGTGAATGGTTCAGCCTCATGGCACACGGATTTATCCGGATTAACCTGGCTACTGATACAAAGCATGTTGTTACTGCTGTTGAGAGCATTATTAAAAACATTAAAGAAAAGGTGGGGGAATAA
- a CDS encoding cation:dicarboxylate symporter family transporter, with translation MAVYISVICFLIYLGVLFVLQKKGKSFNVRVIAGLFGGIIFGAILKTVADDAAVSESLRWISLVGTAYTKLLKMMVIPLIFVSIVCAIINQKSGKNLGKITALVLVILLSTAAISAVVGGVTAAAFGVSAEGLEIGEAESKKTSQLEEKAKEGLSIEDTIIDIIPSNPIYALTGQGSNATLSVVLFAAFLGIGVIGVRTYAPEQAEFFGKLMNSLNTLVVEVVMMIIMLTPFGIFSLMTKTIAGSDYTSILRLVTFVLASYTAIFIMFIIHGLILAAVGVSPLTYFKKAMTTLVFAFTSRTSAGTLPLTIRTLTDEMGVDNGVSNLAGSLSTSIGQNGCAAIYPAMLVVMVAPAVGQQITPSFFILMVVIITFASIGIAGVGGGATFAGITVLSALGLPVGLAGLLVGIEPVIDMARTALNVSDGMVTGLVAAKLTNNIDMTVYNDKSLNLEKKPASAKGNS, from the coding sequence ATGGCTGTTTATATAAGTGTAATCTGTTTTTTAATCTATCTGGGTGTTCTGTTTGTATTACAGAAAAAAGGCAAATCTTTTAATGTACGTGTAATAGCCGGTCTGTTCGGCGGTATTATATTTGGTGCGATCTTAAAGACGGTGGCAGATGATGCAGCGGTTTCTGAGAGTCTGCGCTGGATCAGCCTGGTGGGTACTGCATATACCAAGCTTTTAAAGATGATGGTGATCCCGTTGATTTTTGTATCCATTGTGTGTGCTATCATAAACCAGAAGTCAGGCAAGAACCTTGGTAAGATTACAGCTCTTGTACTGGTAATTCTCCTTTCAACGGCAGCAATTTCAGCAGTGGTAGGCGGTGTTACAGCTGCGGCATTTGGTGTCAGCGCGGAGGGACTGGAGATTGGCGAGGCTGAGAGTAAGAAGACTTCCCAGCTGGAAGAGAAGGCTAAGGAGGGCCTTTCCATTGAAGATACCATTATTGATATCATTCCATCCAACCCGATCTATGCCCTGACCGGACAGGGTAGCAATGCAACTCTTTCCGTGGTGCTCTTTGCAGCATTCCTGGGAATCGGAGTGATCGGGGTACGGACCTATGCCCCGGAACAGGCAGAATTTTTCGGGAAACTAATGAATTCGCTGAATACCTTGGTGGTGGAAGTGGTCATGATGATAATTATGCTGACGCCATTCGGCATCTTTTCATTGATGACCAAGACCATTGCAGGAAGTGACTATACCAGTATCCTGCGGCTTGTAACCTTTGTTCTTGCTTCCTATACAGCTATATTTATCATGTTCATCATTCACGGACTGATACTGGCTGCAGTGGGAGTCAGCCCTCTTACATATTTTAAGAAGGCCATGACAACCCTTGTATTTGCTTTTACCTCCCGTACCAGTGCAGGAACCCTGCCGCTGACCATCAGGACCTTAACAGATGAGATGGGTGTGGATAACGGAGTTTCCAACTTGGCAGGTTCCCTCAGTACCTCCATCGGACAGAACGGCTGCGCAGCTATTTATCCTGCCATGCTGGTAGTCATGGTGGCTCCTGCTGTGGGCCAGCAAATTACTCCTTCTTTCTTTATTCTGATGGTAGTCATCATCACGTTTGCTTCCATTGGTATCGCCGGTGTAGGCGGCGGCGCAACCTTTGCAGGTATCACCGTGTTATCCGCACTTGGACTCCCGGTTGGCCTCGCAGGTCTGCTGGTAGGAATTGAGCCTGTCATCGACATGGCCAGGACTGCCCTGAATGTCAGCGATGGTATGGTGACCGGTTTAGTAGCTGCAAAACTGACCAATAATATAGATATGACAGTATATAATGACAAGTCGCTGAACCTGGAAAAGAAGCCGGCTTCAGCAAAGGGAAATTCATAA
- a CDS encoding FAD-dependent oxidoreductase, whose translation MGKRVLIVGGVAGGASAAARIRRLDADASITIFERGEHVSFSNCSLPYYLSRTVEDKEYLVLMTPEGFENSYDIEVRVNSEVCGIDRTLKKIRIKDSVSGREYEESYDELVLSPGSYPIRPKSIVGVSLPHVFTVRNVNDIADLDQYVAREEIRSVVVIGGGFIGLEVAENLKSAGKQVAVAEAASQIMAPFDHDMSQILQKELYDQGVELAVGDGVKAITEDTVILNSGRELPCDAVVLSIGVLPETELAKQAGLEIGETGAIKVTPDYRTSDPHIYAVGDAIEVYQRLTHRPTRLPLAGPALRQARAAADAMYGMSTRNNGVIGSCAVRLFELNAAATGLNERTAKANNIPCDSVYTMAMDKVGLMPGSSPMHFKLVFEVPTGRVLGAQAIGKGNVDKRIDVIATLIAMNGTLEDLKELELCYSPVFGTARDVVNLSALVALNVLHGVSKQVHVSEVRELVESKACIIDVRGRDEFEMGHLIGAVNIPLGELRQRVSEIPHDRPVYLHCRTSQRSYNASMALKGRGFDNIINISGSFLGISYYEYFTDMTTGREKILTEYNFL comes from the coding sequence ATGGGTAAACGTGTTCTTATTGTGGGAGGTGTTGCCGGCGGTGCTTCCGCCGCAGCCAGAATCAGGCGTCTGGATGCAGATGCGTCCATAACCATATTTGAACGGGGAGAGCATGTATCCTTTTCCAACTGCTCACTTCCCTATTATTTAAGCAGGACCGTGGAGGATAAGGAATATCTGGTGCTGATGACTCCGGAGGGATTTGAGAATTCCTATGATATCGAGGTGCGTGTTAACAGTGAGGTGTGCGGCATTGACCGCACCCTTAAGAAAATACGTATTAAAGACAGTGTATCCGGCCGGGAATATGAAGAATCATATGATGAGCTGGTGCTTTCGCCAGGATCATATCCTATCCGTCCTAAGTCAATCGTGGGAGTGTCACTCCCTCATGTATTCACAGTGCGCAATGTGAATGATATTGCAGATCTGGACCAATATGTTGCCAGAGAAGAAATACGCAGTGTGGTTGTAATCGGAGGCGGCTTTATCGGCCTTGAGGTGGCAGAAAATCTGAAATCTGCAGGAAAGCAGGTAGCTGTGGCAGAGGCTGCCAGCCAGATCATGGCTCCTTTTGATCATGATATGAGCCAGATTCTGCAGAAAGAGCTCTATGATCAGGGTGTGGAACTGGCTGTGGGTGACGGTGTTAAGGCTATCACAGAGGATACGGTAATCTTAAACTCTGGCAGGGAGCTGCCCTGCGATGCAGTGGTGCTCTCCATTGGTGTACTGCCGGAGACAGAGCTGGCGAAGCAGGCAGGCCTGGAAATCGGTGAGACCGGTGCAATCAAGGTCACACCGGATTACCGCACCAGTGACCCGCATATCTATGCAGTGGGCGATGCCATCGAAGTATACCAGCGTCTGACCCACAGACCAACCAGGCTCCCTCTGGCTGGTCCGGCTCTGCGCCAGGCAAGGGCAGCCGCTGATGCCATGTATGGCATGTCCACCAGGAATAACGGAGTCATTGGTTCCTGTGCTGTCAGGCTGTTCGAGTTGAACGCTGCTGCCACAGGTTTGAATGAGAGAACCGCAAAAGCAAATAATATACCATGTGATTCTGTCTACACCATGGCCATGGATAAGGTAGGCCTGATGCCCGGCAGTTCTCCCATGCACTTTAAGCTTGTTTTCGAGGTACCCACAGGAAGGGTCCTGGGAGCCCAGGCCATCGGCAAGGGCAATGTAGACAAACGGATCGACGTTATCGCAACCCTTATTGCCATGAACGGAACACTGGAGGACTTAAAAGAACTGGAACTCTGCTACTCACCGGTGTTCGGCACAGCAAGGGATGTGGTTAATCTGTCTGCACTGGTGGCACTCAATGTCCTGCACGGTGTCTCGAAACAGGTTCATGTAAGTGAAGTGCGGGAACTGGTGGAGAGCAAAGCATGCATCATCGATGTGAGAGGCCGTGATGAGTTTGAGATGGGACATCTCATTGGAGCCGTGAATATCCCCTTAGGTGAACTCAGGCAGCGTGTATCGGAAATTCCTCATGACAGGCCGGTATACTTACACTGCAGAACCAGCCAGAGAAGCTATAATGCATCCATGGCGTTAAAGGGCCGTGGTTTTGACAATATCATTAATATTTCCGGTTCCTTCCTGGGAATCAGTTATTATGAATACTTTACGGATATGACTACGGGACGGGAGAAGATACTAACGGAATATAATTTTTTATAA
- a CDS encoding undecaprenyl diphosphate synthase family protein: MRIPKHIGIIPDGNRRWALGKGMGKEAGYDNGISPGMVLYHLCRKLGINEMTFYGFTVDNTKRPSIQREAFSKACVKAVEELSKEDAELLVLGKTTSAMFPEELKPYTNRHQFGNGGMKINFLVNYSWEWDLGLHDGAIGPKLKTADVSRIDLVIRWGGRRRLSGFLPVQSVYSDMYVIDDYWPDFTPQHVYDAIEWYSRQDVTLGG, encoded by the coding sequence ATGAGAATTCCAAAGCACATTGGGATCATACCAGACGGCAACCGCCGCTGGGCCCTTGGAAAAGGAATGGGAAAAGAGGCAGGCTATGACAATGGAATATCCCCTGGAATGGTCCTTTACCACCTTTGCAGAAAACTTGGGATTAATGAAATGACCTTTTATGGCTTTACCGTGGACAATACAAAGCGTCCCTCAATTCAGAGGGAAGCCTTTTCAAAGGCATGCGTAAAAGCCGTAGAGGAATTGTCAAAGGAAGATGCCGAGCTTTTGGTTCTGGGAAAAACAACGTCAGCCATGTTTCCGGAGGAGCTGAAGCCATATACCAACAGGCATCAGTTCGGCAATGGAGGAATGAAGATCAACTTTCTGGTCAACTACAGCTGGGAGTGGGATCTGGGACTTCATGACGGAGCAATAGGCCCTAAATTAAAAACCGCCGATGTTTCCAGGATCGATCTGGTGATCCGGTGGGGAGGCCGCAGAAGGCTGTCCGGTTTCTTGCCGGTACAGTCTGTTTACTCAGATATGTATGTAATTGATGATTACTGGCCGGATTTTACGCCTCAGCACGTATACGATGCGATAGAATGGTATTCCAGGCAGGACGTGACTCTGGGAGGGTGA